GAATCTCTCATCGTGGTTGACACCATGAAAAAGAAAAGAAGCATAAAAACAATATCCGGAAGAGATGCAGTTGAAAGCGGCGGCAATTCCCTTGTTCCCTTTTTACGTATTGGCATGTTTTACAAATTTTGTGTTGAGTAAAAAAAATGAAACTTTAGGGTTTACTTCTGGTTTTGTGCTGCAGCTTCTGCTGCCCCAAAATTTTCGGGTTCTGCTTCCGAAATTCCTAAAGGGTACGCATCTTTCACTTCCTTTTGCTGCTCTTCATTCAGATCGTTAAGTTTCAGACCGTATTTTGTTCTTGCATAATCATCGCGAAGCTCGTTATATGCTGCTTTCAATTCATTTTGAACTGAAATATACATATTGTAGCTTGTTCCTTTATCGTTTTTGAGCGATACGACTGCTTTTTGAGGGCTAATTGAATACTGATCCTCCACTCCATTGTTATTCACATGTTTTTTGGTCAGGTCTTTCAATTCTGAAATATCAAGAGGTTGACCTTTAACCAAAAGCTGATCTCTTGAATTAACCAAAATATCCAGCACATTTCGACGGTTTACGTCGGTTTGTGGTGGGGGTTCTTCAGTCCATGGGGGAAGCAGGGTAAGCAGCCCTTTATCTACATCCATTGTCGTTGTTACAAGAAAGAAGATGAGCAGCAGAAATGCAATATCGGCCATTGAGCCTGCATTTATTTGGGGGATGGAACGATTATGTCTCATTGTTCTTGACTACTTGAAAAGGTTATAAATTTCGGCAGCTATCAGCGAAACAAAGCCGACTACTAACATGACCACAATAGAGGTAATTCCTGCTCCTACAAATTTAAGAGCTCCGGGAGTAACATAATCATATTTTGATTTAGCCAAAAATCCGGTTTTTTCCGAAGGGGAAATTTGCCAGATAATCAGGAGTACTACTATGAGAATTAAAACTCCGGCAAGTCCTTTGATTGTTCCGGTCGGATCGCTCATCAAGCCTTTAACAACCTGATACAAAGACATCACCACAATAGACAGAAAGCCGAGAAGAGTAAGTCCTATACCTAATGGAAGGAAAAAGTTAACTAAAATATTTTCCATAGTGTTGATTTTGAAGTTTGTAGATGAAAAACACCGGCAGTTAAAACTGCCTTTTAAATTGGATAATAATTAGTTAACAATATTATTTCTTTTCAGCAAGTCAATAAAACTAATAGAAGCCTCTTCCATTTTATTTACAATTCCATCAACTTTTGAAGTAAAGTAATTGAAGAAAATTTGAAGGATGATTGCAACTATCAAACCAAATACAGTGGTTAACAACGCCACTTTGATACCGCCCGCTACCAATCCCGGAGAAATATCGCCTGCAGCTTCGATTGAGTCAAATGCCTGAATCATACCTACAACAGTTCCTAAGAACCCTAACATCGGAGCAAGCGCGATGAACAAAGAAATCCAGGTAAGTCCGCTTTCTAATTTACCCATTTCAACAGACCCTGAAGAAACAATTGATTTTTCAACAATGTCAATTCCTTCGTCTGTTCGCTCTAATCCTTGAAGGAAAAGGCTTGCAACCGGGCCACGGGTTGAACGGCAAATTTCTTTAGCTTTGTCAACATTGCCTTCTTTAAAAGCAGATTCCAACTTCTTAAGCAAAGCACTTGTATTCGTAGTTGATAAATTGAGTACAAGAACACGCTCAATACAAATTGCCAAACCGATGATTAAACAAAACAAAATCGGAGCCATCCATTGCCATCCACCTTCGATGAAGTATTTCTTAAACAACGCCATCCCTTGGGGTTGTTCTTCATCTGAAGAAGAAGATGAAGTAGTTGTCGTAGTAGCTGTAGTGTTGGTATTATCCTGTGCTTGTGTATAGACTACACCTGCAAAAAGAAAAAGTCCACACATTAAGAGTAGCGCAAACAAGTTTTTCATAATGATAGTTTATAGTTTTGTTGTTACTAATTGTTTAAAGTAGAGCAAATTGATTTAAATCTAAAAAAGTTGTCAGCAAGTATTGTTTGTGCGGAGAGAGAGGGATTCGAACCCTCGGTACCCTTTTGGGGTACACACACTTTCCAGGCGTGCGCCTTCGACCACTCGGCCATCTCTCCCCTATATTATTTTTTAAAGAACTGATTGTTTAGGATTTAAGAAACATAAACTCAAGGCTTTCTGAAATCGGGGGTTAAATTAGGTAATAATGCTGATAAAAATAAAAACATTATGCAGTTAAAATTATTTTATCCCTAAAAAGCTGTTAAAACTGTCGAATTGCATGTTTACATGCCTTAAACATATTGGGGGCAAAAATTGAAAAGATTTTCAAATAATCAAAGAAATTAACACCGCTTCGCTATAAAAATTTGTTGATGGCCTGATTTTTTACCAATTAACGGTCAAGTTGAAACAACCGGATTGCATTTTGAGTGGTAATATGAGCGACTTCTTCAAGGCTGACTTTTTTAATTTCGGCCATTTTTTGAGCAATATTAAGAATATATGCGCTTTCGTTTCGTTTTTCGTTGCGGTATTTTGAGGAACGATATGGTTCTGGAGCCAAATACGGCGAATCTGTTTCGAGCACAAAATGTGACAAATCTAAAGTTTCGATAACCTCAATAAGAGTTGTTTTTTTGTAGGTAACGACTCCCCCAATACCCATATAGAAGTTATCTAATTGTGAAACTTGTAATGCTTCTTCTACCGTACCACTAAAACAATGAAATACTCCGGACAGATTCCCGGTAGCATGATGTTGTTGAATAACTTTGAGTGTCTCGGTAAACGAATTTCTGCAATGAAGAACAACCGGCAGGTTTAATTCTTTTGCCCAGTTGATTTGTCTTTCTAAAGCTACAAACTGTTGTTCGCGAAAAGTCAGATCCCAATAAAAGTCAAGCCCAATTTCACCAACTGCATAAAATTTTCTACCCGAATTTTTTAACTCGTTTTCTGCTGTTTGCAATTCCTCCTCAAAGTTTTCTTTCACCGAACAAGGGTGCAAGCCCATCATCGGGAAGCAATTCTTTGGATAGTTGTCAACAAGGCTGTAAAGTGCTTTTATAGTCTCGCCATCAACATTGGGCAGAAAAATCCTCGATACCCCGTTCGAAAGTGCTCGTTTCATCACTTCATCCCTGTCATGGTCAAAATGTTCAAGGTATAGATGAGCATGTGTATCTGTAAGAACTTTCATATAATTATCTGATTCTGACCTGATGTAGAAAGAAATCGTCTTTTTGTTTCAAAAAGGGGGTAAAATTAGCCTTTTTAATGAAGACCTGCAGAACAAAATGTAATAATCCATCCAAATCACCTTGTTTTCTAATGAATGAAGTTGAAATTTAGTATAAAACTTTATATTGTCGCAAATTTAAAAAACAGCAATGTTAGAGCTTTTTGAAACTCCAATTATCTAAATCTCTTGTCTTATGATATTACTATTTTTGGCTTTATTACCTGCCGCTGTCATTATTTGGTATATTTACAATAAGGATAAATACGAAAAAGAACCGACCAAACTTTTGCTTTGGAGTTTTTTTCTGGGCATCATGAGTATTTTTCCTGCTCTGATTGGCAGTTTTATAGGAACATCAGTAGGCATTCAAGTCTCTGAAAATATCTTCAATACGTTTGCTTATGCCTTTATTGCTGTTGCTTTATCAGAAGAATTTGCCAAATTTATTTTCCTGCGCTATATCCTGTTTAACCGCAAGGAATTTAACGAACCTTTCGATGGCATCATTTATGGAGTTATGATAGGAATGGGGTTTGCTGCATTTGAAAACATCCTCTATGTGGCAGACGGCGGAATGAGCGTAGCATTAATCCGAATGTTTACCGCAGTTCCTGCTCATGCTGCTTTTGGAGTTATCATGGGATATTATATAGGACTGGCAAAGTTTAATCCCGAAAACAGAAATAAACTGGTGTTGTCGGGTTTGTTATGGGCAGTTTTGGCTCACGGAGCTTATGATTTCTTTATTATGCAAAAGAATTACCCCGCACTCAGTATCGTTACCATTATTGTATTGGTTTTTGCAATTCGTTTTTCAAAACGTGCTATTGCTATTCATCAGAAAGCATCCCCTTTCCATCCGGATAATATTGTTGAGGAAAATTTAAGTGTTCCCGATTTAAATTCACTCGAAATGTCTTCTGATTTTTTTGCAGACACTGAAATAGACCCCAATTTACCCCCTGAAAATAATAACCCTAATTCAGACATTGATCAAAACAAACCTGATGATGGGAAATGGGGTGTTTGATTGTTGATGGTCGAACATTTTTGAATCTGCAGGATAAGTTGGCAATCGGCTTCTTATAAAAATGCTAATAATTTCCATGGACTAAAGCTCCACGGTTCGGCCCTTTACAGAAGTTGGAACTTTTGGGGTTATCTATACCCCATACATCAAACCCTATTATCCTATAAAAAGTTATGGTTTTGCTAATGGCACTTATATTTGCCCTTTGAGGAAGCAAACACATTGTGCTAAGATTATTGTAAAATCTGTGTAATTTCCATTACGACTTGTTCTGTTTTAAATCAACCGCCTTTAATATTCAAGGCAATGCCTTGTTTTGATGAGTCTGTCCTTATTAATATAAAATTTTTAATTTCCGGTTAATTTTTAATTGCCTCTGCCCTTTCTTGGTAAAATTTCATTTGAGATGAATCTCCCATTTGTTCATAAGATTTGGCAAGCGTGAGCAAAGCAGTTTTATCATTGGGGTTAATGGCAATTGCTTTTTCTGCCGCTGTTATTGCCCTTTTATAATCGGATTGGAGCGAATAAAAATGGGCAGAAAGTGTATAGAAATGGGATTTGTCCTGGTATAATTCTGCCCCTTTGATTAGAATACTGTGTGCTTTGTAATCATCTTTTGTATGAAAATAGCACCAGGCAAGATAGCGATATGCTTCAGGGTAATATTCTTCGAGCGTAAGGGCATTTTCAAAATACGGGATTGCTTCCTTATATTTCTCTTGCCGGTAAAAAAAATGTCCGAACCCGAAATGTGCCGCAGGCTCGTCTTTCAATAAATCTATGGTTTCTTCTAAAACAGATTGTGCTTTGTCCGGCACCCCTAAGTCTTGATATGCGGCTGCCAAATCTAACCGGGCAGACAGAAATTTTGGGTAAATTTCTATAGCACGAAGTTGTGCCGCTTCAAATTTTTTAAAAAAACTAAATGCTTGCTCTTTGTTTCGGGCAGAATGGAGTTTGTTTAGCCAAACCTTTCCATAGTAAACATGAGCCATTGCATTATCGGGCATGTTTTGGATGTCGGAAGTAAAAAGGGTTTCATTGTCTTTCCAAACTGTGTTTCTTGAAAAGGTTTTTACTCCGTAAAACAACATCAACCCTCCAAAAATTAACCAAAAAGCGTAATTGTTCACACGATTGGATTCTTCGGGGTTAAAATACTTTTGAGTAGCAAATCCCAAAACATAGACCAATGCAATACAAAATCCAATGGAGGGCATCAATAAAAATCGTTCGGCTAATGTGTCTGGGAGAATGTTGTAAAGTTGTGCGTATATTTTCAGTATATAATTGCCAAACAAAGGAATCTGAAGCGTTTCGGGCAGGAAAATAGTGATATGTGTATAAACGGAAATAGAAATAAAATAGAAAAGAATAGCAAAGGATAAAATTTTTCGTTTCCTTAAACCTGCAAA
This is a stretch of genomic DNA from Sphingobacteriales bacterium. It encodes these proteins:
- a CDS encoding biopolymer transporter ExbD — protein: MRHNRSIPQINAGSMADIAFLLLIFFLVTTTMDVDKGLLTLLPPWTEEPPPQTDVNRRNVLDILVNSRDQLLVKGQPLDISELKDLTKKHVNNNGVEDQYSISPQKAVVSLKNDKGTSYNMYISVQNELKAAYNELRDDYARTKYGLKLNDLNEEQQKEVKDAYPLGISEAEPENFGAAEAAAQNQK
- a CDS encoding MotA/TolQ/ExbB proton channel family protein — translated: MKNLFALLLMCGLFLFAGVVYTQAQDNTNTTATTTTTSSSSSDEEQPQGMALFKKYFIEGGWQWMAPILFCLIIGLAICIERVLVLNLSTTNTSALLKKLESAFKEGNVDKAKEICRSTRGPVASLFLQGLERTDEGIDIVEKSIVSSGSVEMGKLESGLTWISLFIALAPMLGFLGTVVGMIQAFDSIEAAGDISPGLVAGGIKVALLTTVFGLIVAIILQIFFNYFTSKVDGIVNKMEEASISFIDLLKRNNIVN
- a CDS encoding TatD family hydrolase, with amino-acid sequence MKVLTDTHAHLYLEHFDHDRDEVMKRALSNGVSRIFLPNVDGETIKALYSLVDNYPKNCFPMMGLHPCSVKENFEEELQTAENELKNSGRKFYAVGEIGLDFYWDLTFREQQFVALERQINWAKELNLPVVLHCRNSFTETLKVIQQHHATGNLSGVFHCFSGTVEEALQVSQLDNFYMGIGGVVTYKKTTLIEVIETLDLSHFVLETDSPYLAPEPYRSSKYRNEKRNESAYILNIAQKMAEIKKVSLEEVAHITTQNAIRLFQLDR
- a CDS encoding PrsW family intramembrane metalloprotease, with translation MILLFLALLPAAVIIWYIYNKDKYEKEPTKLLLWSFFLGIMSIFPALIGSFIGTSVGIQVSENIFNTFAYAFIAVALSEEFAKFIFLRYILFNRKEFNEPFDGIIYGVMIGMGFAAFENILYVADGGMSVALIRMFTAVPAHAAFGVIMGYYIGLAKFNPENRNKLVLSGLLWAVLAHGAYDFFIMQKNYPALSIVTIIVLVFAIRFSKRAIAIHQKASPFHPDNIVEENLSVPDLNSLEMSSDFFADTEIDPNLPPENNNPNSDIDQNKPDDGKWGV
- a CDS encoding tetratricopeptide repeat protein, which codes for MVWVSFQWKTNRLVFTTVSILILAILALSLSLQFKVLALFNILLLLTGYLIWSVKKAKTTFKKLLPLTVVLFLAVVLYSMLVQTNSDNQEEKELLKEEQVTTLPPPPPQPNRLVEPLNNVLVGATGNSQKVSTIALIMGKYVQLMVLPVTLVYHYGYNQLPLTDFTDFRVWVSILLHLSLLFYAFAGLRKRKILSFAILFYFISISVYTHITIFLPETLQIPLFGNYILKIYAQLYNILPDTLAERFLLMPSIGFCIALVYVLGFATQKYFNPEESNRVNNYAFWLIFGGLMLFYGVKTFSRNTVWKDNETLFTSDIQNMPDNAMAHVYYGKVWLNKLHSARNKEQAFSFFKKFEAAQLRAIEIYPKFLSARLDLAAAYQDLGVPDKAQSVLEETIDLLKDEPAAHFGFGHFFYRQEKYKEAIPYFENALTLEEYYPEAYRYLAWCYFHTKDDYKAHSILIKGAELYQDKSHFYTLSAHFYSLQSDYKRAITAAEKAIAINPNDKTALLTLAKSYEQMGDSSQMKFYQERAEAIKN